The segment CAATTTATTCTTGTGATTGCGTCTATGTCAAAAAAATAAAAATCAGACCGGAAATGACCGATCTGATTGCAAGGTTCACTAAGTGACTCTATGATTTTACATGGATCCTTTGAATACGCCACGATTCTTGATAAAGTAATCGACACCTGAATAGATGGTAAAAATCAGACAAGCGTATAACATGATTTGATCAAGGGGTACATTGATCAAGTTGAATGGGATATTATTGATGAATAATAAAATGATCGCAATCATTTGAGTAGCTGTTTTTACTTTTCCAGGCCAAGCAGCTGCCATGACTTCCCCGTCCTCGACAAGCAATAATCGTAACCCTGTTACAGCCAACTCACGACAAACGATGATCGCAATCACCCATGCTGGCGCTCTTCCTTGACCTACCAACATGATAAAAGCTGTCATAACTAACATTTTGTCTGCTAATGGATCAGCAAATTTTCCGAAGTTCGTCACTAATCCTCTGGAGCGAGCAATTTTCCCATCTAGCCAATCCGTCACACTTGCTAAAGCAAAAATGATGGCACCTACTAGCTGAGTGATCGCTAATGACGTTGTTCCTACCGTTAATTGCCCCCAATCTAACGGAAGGCCGACGACTAAAATAAACACTGGAATCATACAGATTCTAAGTACAGTTAATTGATTTGGTAAATTCACAAGAACGACTCCTTTCTTTCCTATTTTACGTCAGTCCAGCAAAAGTTTCCACCAATAGTCTCTCAATTGCTAAACAAATCTTTCACTACATTATAACCTACTATCTAAACAAGAAAAGAGAGCCCAACACGAGATTCCGGCTCTCTTTTACACGGTTGATGTTTAAACTAGTTATTCTGCATACTGCAAGGAAAGTGAAATATTCTTCAGACTCGTATTATTTGGGCCTGCGTTGATAGGCAGTTCTTCACCATTTAATTTGACCGTTGCATTACTCGCTGCTCCAAGTGTGATCATTGCATTTGTCGTATTTTCTGGAAGTTCTGTTGTTTTTGTATCATTGGCAACCAAGGTTTCTTGATAGTGATAGTCAAACGTATTGTTCAATTGGACACCAATCCAGACACGTTCACTTGCTGTAAATTCCAATGTGATCGGTTTTTTCGCATCTTTTACCTCGATTGAAAGCGCACTTCCTGTGTCTTGTCCCGGTGTGATGATCATTTTTTTCTCTTCTTCTGTTGATTTTGTTGTCGATTCCACGGTCGATTCAACCGTTGATTCACTTGACTCCGGTTCTTCTTCCGTGATCGAACCATCGACAGATACCGTTGAAGCTGTTCCACCAATGATCGGCTCCGATTGACGGTCTTGCCATGACATATATGCCACTACTGTGATAATTGCTACAGCGACTAATCCTAATAAAATCACTGGCAGACTTGTCCAGAATTTTGTTAGATTCTTTTCTTCTTCGTGCATGGCTTTTCTTGAACCACTCACTGTTTCTGGTTCTGGTCGTTTTTTGATGGTCTCATCTGCGAAAGATTTTTTCCCATCAAAAACATCCACTAAATAATCACCATCTTCACCAACAGCTTCTGCATATTGACGAATAAATGCACGAACATAAAATTTACCTGGCAATTGATCAAATTCGTTTTGATCGATCGATTCCAAGTAACGTTTTTGGATCTTCGTCATTTGTTGTAATTCATCTAATGATATTTTTTTGTTTAAACGGGCTTGCCGTAATTTTTCCCCGATGGTTTCAAAAGCCACTCGTTCATCTTCTCCAGTCTGTGTATTCTAGTCAGAAGGTGCTTTCTCTACTGAGGATCGACCATTTTTTCTGACTGCTTCTCATTGAATTTTTGCTTTATTCATGCTCAATGTATAGTGTTCCCTCTATATTGATCAATCTTGCACTCAATCTACTTAAGAATACCACAAAGCGAACTTACTTTGGACAACATTTCATCTGTTTTAAAGTGAAATTTAAAACTTTCTTTTATTCTTACAAAAAGCATGACGAAACAGCGAGTATGTCCAATAAATTCAGAGTTTTTTTACTGTTTCACTTTTTTGGCTGCATATAAAATTCACTAAACACATCAGCATTGATAAAAGAGCGTCCTACTTGAAGAAGATCCGTCATCTGGATTGATTCAATGATTTCTGGCAAATCAAACAATGTTTGGTCACCAAATAGACTTTGTGTAAATTGATTGGCGATGTATTCGATGGAGTTCAATGATTGGAAATACTGCCCTAACATTTTCTTTTTCAATAAGTTCAAGTTTTCTTCTGTGATTCCTTCGTCATGTTCAAAGTTCAATAGAATCTCTTTTATTTTTTTTACTGCTAGTTTTGGTTGGTCCGAATCGCCACTGAAGTCAGCAAAATGAAATTCACGATCTAAACTAAACTCAAAGCCAAAACTATCATCAATAATTCCTTCGTTGTAAAGGGCTAAATAGTTTTGTGCAGTTGGGCCTAAAAGTAATTGTAGTAACAAACGAATCGCTGTTTTATATCTGAGCAATTCTCTCCCATTTTCAGGTAACACATCGATTCCTTTGATCCCTAACACAAATTTTTCTCGTGTGATCGCTGCTTCTAAGGTACTTATCGGCAGAACATCTGCTTGATTTTCGGGAAAGAATCGTTCGATTTTTTGAGCGGGTGGAAATTCTTTGGTAGCTTGATTGTGGCGAATTTGCTCCATCAACTGTTCTGGTTCCAAATTACCAACTACAAATAACACCATATTGCTTGGTTGATAAAAGGTGCGATAGCAAGTATATAGATCCTCTGCTGTGATGTCAGCAATACTTTCCACCGTTCCTGCAATATCGATGTGTAATGGATGATTGGGGTATAGATTGTTTAAGATACCAAAGAATAACCGCCAATTCGGATCGTCTTCATACATCTGGATTTCTTGACCAATGATCCCTTTTTCTTTGTTGACTGTTTCTTCAGTAAAATAAGGTGCTTGAACAAAATCAAGTAAGGTCAAAAGATTCTTTTCTACCTGATCTGTCGTTGAAAACAAATAGCTGGTTTTTGTAAAGCTCGTGAACGCATTCGCTGATGCTCCTTGTTGACCGAACAACTGGAACACATCGCCTTCTTCTTTTTCAAATAACTTATGTTCCAAGAAATGCGCGATCCCATCAGGAACTTTCACTTTTTCCGTTGCATCATAGGGAATAAATTCATTGTCGATCGACCCATAGTTCGTACTGAATAAACCGTATGTTTTGTGATAATCGTTTTTTGGTAACAAGTAAACCGTCAAACCATTCGGTAAGACTTCGTGATACAGTGTTTCATTGATTTGACTGTACTCTGCTTTATGCATTCTCTTCACCTCCAGCTAAAAAGAAAATTGCTTGTAATTCGATTTGGTTTGCCACTTCTTGAATATCTTCGATCGTTACACGTTCCATGCGAGCCAGCCATTCCTCGTCCGATAGTTCAGTATCAGGAAGCCAGTGTGCTAAATAAGCGGATTCGATTGCAGCTTGTGGCGAATCCAAAGACAACAAATAGTGATTACGTAACATTGCCTTGGTTTGTTCAAGCTCCAATTCAGTGACTTCGCCATTTTGTAAACTTGCCAGTTGTTGATGGATCAAGTGCAAGACTTGATTACGATTTTTGGTCTCAATGCCTGTTTGTACAGTCAATAACCCACGAAAAGTATCAACGTTGCTAGACGCATAATAAGCTAAGCTTTCTTTTTCACGTACATTCATGAAAAGTTTGGAGTGAGGGAAGCCTCCGAACAAGCCATTAAAGACCATCAATGAAAAACGTTCTGGCTGATCGTAATAAACATTGGTTTGATAGGCTAGGTTCAGTTTGGCTTGCACCACTGGTTCTTGGATTTGTCGTTCCTTGATCACGTTGTTTTGTGTTTGTTGATAAAAGATTTCTGGTCGTACCACTTTTCGCTCAGTGAAAGGAAGCTCTTTTAACGCTTCGATTGCCATTGTTTCTTCGATATCACCCACTACAAAAATATCCACTTGGTCTTCTTTGATCATACGTGCATAATATTCTGCTAAGGCACTTGATGTGATATTTTCGAGTTCTTCAACGGACCCCATACTTGGGATTTTTTGTGCATCTGACTGTTCAAAATATAATTCTTGTAATGCTAATGAAGCCATTGTTTGCTTATCTTCATTTAAGCTTTCCAAATATTGCTTTAAGTTATTTTTCTCTAAATCAAATGTTGCTTGATCAAATGTTTGATTTTTGATGTTAGGGTAGAATAATACCTCTTTTAAAAAGGAAACGGCATTCGTCAAAATCGTGCTGTCATTGACATACGCACCATTGACGAAACTGATTCCCGCATTCATCCAATGTAGATTGCCTTTTTTCCGAACAGAAAAACCGAAACCAGCTCCATACAAATCAGCTAATTTTGCACTTAATTGTGTCTGATCCGGATAGTTCAAGCTATTCGTCTCTAATAAACTACTCAGTAATGAACGTTTGGTGACGATGTCTTTTTCTAAGGCTGTGGTGAACCGTACAAAAATACGGATCGTTTTAAATTGTTTGGTTGGTAGCACATGAAGGTTGACACCTTCTGTCAATTGATAGGCCATAAATAACTACTCCTTTTTGTCATGATCCTTGGATCTCTTAGCGATGATCGTTGTTGTTTCAACGACATAAAAGTTCTCTTTTTTTGTCCAATTTTTTTAAAAGTCACTTTCTAGTATAGCATACAAGTGATTGAACGAACGTGTGGGGATATTATTAAGCGTGTTGTTTTTACATTTTTTTATTCTTCGATATACTAGGATTAACAAGAAAGGAGAAAAACAATGATCAAAGAATTTAAAGAATTTATCATGCGAGGTGATGTGCTAGATCTAGCTGTCGGTGTAGTGATCGGTAGTGCTTTTACGGGCATTGTGAATCAAATCGTGCAAGGTCTGATTACTCCCTTAATTGGTTGGGTCGTTGCAATGATCACAGGTACCTCTGATTTGGATGGT is part of the Enterococcus mundtii genome and harbors:
- the yfmH gene encoding EF-P 5-aminopentanol modification-associated protein YfmH, which gives rise to MHKAEYSQINETLYHEVLPNGLTVYLLPKNDYHKTYGLFSTNYGSIDNEFIPYDATEKVKVPDGIAHFLEHKLFEKEEGDVFQLFGQQGASANAFTSFTKTSYLFSTTDQVEKNLLTLLDFVQAPYFTEETVNKEKGIIGQEIQMYEDDPNWRLFFGILNNLYPNHPLHIDIAGTVESIADITAEDLYTCYRTFYQPSNMVLFVVGNLEPEQLMEQIRHNQATKEFPPAQKIERFFPENQADVLPISTLEAAITREKFVLGIKGIDVLPENGRELLRYKTAIRLLLQLLLGPTAQNYLALYNEGIIDDSFGFEFSLDREFHFADFSGDSDQPKLAVKKIKEILLNFEHDEGITEENLNLLKKKMLGQYFQSLNSIEYIANQFTQSLFGDQTLFDLPEIIESIQMTDLLQVGRSFINADVFSEFYMQPKK
- the yfmF gene encoding EF-P 5-aminopentanol modification-associated protein YfmF — translated: MAYQLTEGVNLHVLPTKQFKTIRIFVRFTTALEKDIVTKRSLLSSLLETNSLNYPDQTQLSAKLADLYGAGFGFSVRKKGNLHWMNAGISFVNGAYVNDSTILTNAVSFLKEVLFYPNIKNQTFDQATFDLEKNNLKQYLESLNEDKQTMASLALQELYFEQSDAQKIPSMGSVEELENITSSALAEYYARMIKEDQVDIFVVGDIEETMAIEALKELPFTERKVVRPEIFYQQTQNNVIKERQIQEPVVQAKLNLAYQTNVYYDQPERFSLMVFNGLFGGFPHSKLFMNVREKESLAYYASSNVDTFRGLLTVQTGIETKNRNQVLHLIHQQLASLQNGEVTELELEQTKAMLRNHYLLSLDSPQAAIESAYLAHWLPDTELSDEEWLARMERVTIEDIQEVANQIELQAIFFLAGGEENA
- the pgsA gene encoding CDP-diacylglycerol--glycerol-3-phosphate 3-phosphatidyltransferase; the encoded protein is MNLPNQLTVLRICMIPVFILVVGLPLDWGQLTVGTTSLAITQLVGAIIFALASVTDWLDGKIARSRGLVTNFGKFADPLADKMLVMTAFIMLVGQGRAPAWVIAIIVCRELAVTGLRLLLVEDGEVMAAAWPGKVKTATQMIAIILLFINNIPFNLINVPLDQIMLYACLIFTIYSGVDYFIKNRGVFKGSM
- a CDS encoding helix-turn-helix domain-containing protein, translated to MAFETIGEKLRQARLNKKISLDELQQMTKIQKRYLESIDQNEFDQLPGKFYVRAFIRQYAEAVGEDGDYLVDVFDGKKSFADETIKKRPEPETVSGSRKAMHEEEKNLTKFWTSLPVILLGLVAVAIITVVAYMSWQDRQSEPIIGGTASTVSVDGSITEEEPESSESTVESTVESTTKSTEEEKKMIITPGQDTGSALSIEVKDAKKPITLEFTASERVWIGVQLNNTFDYHYQETLVANDTKTTELPENTTNAMITLGAASNATVKLNGEELPINAGPNNTSLKNISLSLQYAE